The Gammaproteobacteria bacterium genome includes a window with the following:
- the coq7 gene encoding 2-polyprenyl-3-methyl-6-methoxy-1,4-benzoquinone monooxygenase, whose translation MAERTYSSLDRLICAADDTLAVLFGRQAGTNRPDPAEGIVEGDLTPTEKNLSARLMRVNHVGEICAQALYQSQALTSRSERVRKTLSLAALEEQDHLRWCENRINSLGGRKSLLNPAWYLGSFVVGLAAGFAGDRINLGFLRETEKQVEGHLRSHLDRLPEKDLASRAVVDAMKEDEQQHGETAHQAGSADLPIPVKSLMRLASRVMTGTAHWI comes from the coding sequence TTGGCTGAACGCACCTATTCTTCTCTAGACCGTCTGATCTGTGCCGCTGACGACACTCTAGCCGTATTATTTGGTCGTCAAGCCGGTACGAACCGACCTGATCCCGCGGAAGGAATCGTCGAAGGGGACTTGACCCCGACAGAGAAAAATCTGTCTGCACGACTCATGCGGGTTAACCACGTTGGCGAAATCTGTGCCCAGGCTCTGTACCAGAGCCAAGCCCTGACATCGCGTTCAGAGAGGGTGCGAAAAACCTTGAGCCTGGCTGCGCTCGAGGAGCAAGACCATTTGCGCTGGTGTGAGAACCGCATCAATTCCCTTGGCGGACGGAAAAGCCTATTGAACCCAGCCTGGTATCTGGGTTCATTTGTGGTCGGGCTTGCCGCCGGATTTGCTGGAGACCGGATTAACCTGGGATTTCTTAGAGAAACTGAAAAACAGGTTGAAGGCCATCTTCGCTCCCATCTGGATCGCCTACCAGAAAAAGATCTCGCTAGCCGAGCTGTCGTCGACGCCATGAAAGAAGATGAGCAACAACATGGGGAAACTGCACATCAGGCCGGTTCGGCCGACCTACCGATACCCGTAAAATCGCTGATGCGC